AGGACATCGCGGACTGGCACGGCGCGGGAGGCGACATCGGCGCAGACCGCGACTGAGAAGACACACGACTGACAAAACACCGGTGCCCCGTCGACTGATCGACGGGGCACCGGTGTGTGCAGCTGAATGCGGCGTTACGCGAGGGTCTCGGCGATGCCGATCGCCTGGCCGACGCCTGCGACGATCGACGCGACCTTGAGAGCTTCGAGGACGGCTTCACGGTCGACGCCCGCTTCACGGACGACGTTCTCGTGTGCGCCGACGCAGTGCTCGCAGCCGTTGATGGCCGAGACGGCGAGCGACCACAGCTCGAACGTCGACTTGTCGACGCCGGGGTTGCCGATGATGTTCATCCGCAGTCCGGGACGCAGGTCGTCGTACTTGCCGCCGAGGAATCCACGACCGCGGTAGAACACGTTGTTCATGCCCATGATCGACGCCGCGCCGAGGGCGGCGTTGTACGCCTCCGCGGACAGGGTGTCGGCGGCCTCGTCGGAGATCTCCTTGAGGACGGTCGCATTGCGGGTGGCTGCGGCGGTGGCCAGCAGTGTGCCCCACAACTGCTCCTCGGTCAGCACGGTGGTGCGGCTGATCGAGCCGAGGTTGAGCTTCAGATCCTTGGCGAACTCGGGGAGAGCGCTCTTCAGGTTGTCGATGCTCATCAGGCGGTCATCAGTTCGCCGGCGTTGATGGTGGGGTCACCCTTCTTCCAGTTGCAGGCGCACAGCTCGTCCGACTGCAGGGCGTCGAGGACACGGAGGACCTCGTCGACGTTGCGACCGACGGATCCGGCGGTCACGGAGACGAACTGGACCTCGTTGTTCGGGTCGACGATGAAGGTCGCGCGATCGGCGACACCGTCGGCGTTCAGGACGCCTGCGGCCTCGGCGAGCTCACGCTTGAGGTCCGAGAGCATCGGGAAGGGAAGGGTCTTGAGGTCCTCGTGCTGTGCACGCCACTGGAAATGGACGAACTCGTTGTCGACCGAGGCGCCGAGGACCTGGGTGTCGCGGTCCGCGAACTCGTCGTTGAGCTTGCCGAAGGCGGCGATCTCGGTGGGGCAGACGAAGGTGAAGTCCTTCGGCCAGAAGAAGACGACGCGCCACTTGCCCGCGTAGTCGTCCGAGGTGACGGTGGTGAAGTAGTCGTCGGGCTGCTGCGCGTCGACCTTCGAGAGGTCGCCGCCGATGACTGCGGTCAAGTTGTAGGCCGGGAACTGGTCGCCGATGGTCAGCAATGCCATGACACGTACTCCTG
This genomic window from Gordonia sp. PDNC005 contains:
- a CDS encoding carboxymuconolactone decarboxylase family protein, giving the protein MSIDNLKSALPEFAKDLKLNLGSISRTTVLTEEQLWGTLLATAAATRNATVLKEISDEAADTLSAEAYNAALGAASIMGMNNVFYRGRGFLGGKYDDLRPGLRMNIIGNPGVDKSTFELWSLAVSAINGCEHCVGAHENVVREAGVDREAVLEALKVASIVAGVGQAIGIAETLA
- a CDS encoding peroxiredoxin, which encodes MALLTIGDQFPAYNLTAVIGGDLSKVDAQQPDDYFTTVTSDDYAGKWRVVFFWPKDFTFVCPTEIAAFGKLNDEFADRDTQVLGASVDNEFVHFQWRAQHEDLKTLPFPMLSDLKRELAEAAGVLNADGVADRATFIVDPNNEVQFVSVTAGSVGRNVDEVLRVLDALQSDELCACNWKKGDPTINAGELMTA